A DNA window from Acetobacter aceti NBRC 14818 contains the following coding sequences:
- a CDS encoding bile acid:sodium symporter family protein — protein MPFKLDPFLVSLLATLGIATVAPAQGAAVPFFKDLAIALIALMFFLQGARLSRTAVLSGLTAWKLHLTILACTFVLFPVLGLTLHAIAPGLLHPDVWTGVLFLCCLPSTVQSSIAFTSIGRGNVPAAVCSATASNILGIFITPLLVGLILAKEGSKSGGALDIVFQLLLPFILGQLLQPWIGDWARRHKKLLSFSDRGSILVVVYSAFSEAIVQGLWHTLPLSQLGIVALVDSALLAFVLVFTMVGSRLLGYSRADEVAIVFCGSKKTLASGVPMANVLFPASSVGLVVLPLMLYHQIQLFVCAILAQRFAREAQSEEDAGLQAR, from the coding sequence ATGCCGTTCAAGCTGGACCCATTTCTTGTCAGCCTGCTGGCGACGCTCGGCATTGCGACCGTCGCTCCTGCCCAGGGAGCCGCCGTTCCCTTCTTCAAGGATCTGGCGATCGCGCTGATTGCACTGATGTTCTTCCTGCAGGGCGCAAGGCTTTCTAGGACCGCAGTCCTCAGCGGGCTGACGGCCTGGAAACTGCATCTCACGATTCTGGCGTGCACGTTCGTGCTGTTTCCGGTGCTTGGTCTCACGCTTCATGCCATCGCGCCGGGTCTGCTGCATCCTGATGTGTGGACCGGCGTGCTGTTTCTCTGCTGCCTGCCTTCGACCGTGCAGTCCTCGATCGCCTTCACATCCATCGGTAGGGGCAATGTTCCCGCTGCGGTCTGTTCAGCAACGGCTTCCAATATTCTCGGTATCTTCATCACGCCGCTGCTGGTCGGGTTGATCCTCGCCAAGGAAGGCTCAAAATCAGGCGGCGCGCTGGACATCGTGTTTCAGTTGCTGCTGCCGTTCATACTTGGACAACTGCTTCAGCCGTGGATCGGCGACTGGGCGCGTCGGCACAAGAAGCTGCTGTCCTTCTCGGATCGCGGTTCAATTCTCGTAGTGGTCTATTCGGCGTTCAGTGAGGCCATTGTGCAGGGACTCTGGCATACTCTGCCGTTGTCACAGCTCGGTATCGTGGCACTTGTAGACAGCGCTCTGCTGGCTTTTGTGCTCGTCTTCACGATGGTCGGAAGCCGTCTGCTTGGCTATTCCCGCGCTGATGAGGTCGCCATCGTGTTCTGTGGTTCCAAGAAGACACTGGCGTCAGGCGTGCCGATGGCCAACGTGCTGTTTCCGGCCTCAAGCGTTGGTCTCGTGGTGCTGCCGCTGATGCTGTACCATCAGATCCAGCTTTTCGTCTGCGCCATTCTGGCCCAGCGTTTTGCCCGCGAGGCACAGAGCGAAGAAGATGCCGGTCTTCAGGCCCGCTGA